A stretch of the Esox lucius isolate fEsoLuc1 chromosome 2, fEsoLuc1.pri, whole genome shotgun sequence genome encodes the following:
- the gtf2a2 gene encoding transcription initiation factor IIA subunit 2 (The RefSeq protein has 1 substitution compared to this genomic sequence) produces MAYQLYRNTTLGNSLQESLDELIQTQQITPQLALQVLLQFDKAINTALANRVRNRVNFRGSLNTYRFCDNVWTFVLNDVEFREVTDLVKVDKVKIVACDGKNTGNTAE; encoded by the exons ATGGCATACCAGCTCTACAGAAATACGACGCTAGGGAACAGTCTACAAGAAAGTCTTGACGAGCTTATTCAG ACCCAACAGATTACTCCTCAGTTAGCACTTCAAGTTCTTCTCCAGTTTGACAAAGCTATCAACACGGCACTAGCCAACCGTGTTCGCAACAGGGTCAACTTCAAG GGGTCACTAAACACATATAGATTCTGTGACAACGTTTGGACCTTCGTTCTGAATGATGTGGAGTTTAGGGAGGTGACGGACCTCGTCAAGGTGGACAAAGTCAAGATAGTTGCCTGCGATGGAAAAA ACACTGGGAATACTGCTGAATGA